A DNA window from Amycolatopsis sp. DSM 110486 contains the following coding sequences:
- the mtrB gene encoding MtrAB system histidine kinase MtrB, producing the protein MRFVRRLVVLARRRVVAFNELWRHSLQFRVTISTLALSAAVVFVLGMVLQNQITERLLDTKRKAAVEQTQALADTAARELVGVGGESPDALHTRLENALKKISTTSASPAGSTAGTFEPVLASVGRDQSDADPVFVGPFTSVPVRLRQFVEGGNLARVEHTVSENNANTTYLIVGTPLSSVASPLQLYLLFPLTSEQNTVSTVQNTLLVGGLVLLLLLAGITNLVVRQVVRPVRQAAAAAEQFAGGDLEQRLAVVGEDDLAKLAVSYNGMAASIQRQIRQLEEFGGLQRRFTSDVSHELRTPLTTVRMAADVLHASREQFPAGLARSTELLVDELDRFEALLGDLLEISRLDAGVEELSAEYIDVRPIATRAVEQVRVIAGTAGSSVELILPEEDASAEVDARRVERILRNLLGNAVDHSEGKPVQLTVAVNETAVAITVRDQGVGLRSGEADLVFNRFWRADPSRNRRTGGTGLGLAISQEDARLHGGVLDAWGELGQGACFRLLLPRHQNVPIEENPLRLPPPDATAEITLSPSSVLEVQPAPDAILADRDAERNSDREEVGR; encoded by the coding sequence ATGCGCTTCGTGCGGCGCCTCGTGGTCTTGGCGCGCCGCCGAGTGGTGGCGTTCAACGAGCTGTGGCGCCACTCGCTGCAGTTCCGCGTGACGATCTCGACGCTCGCGCTGTCGGCCGCCGTGGTTTTCGTGCTGGGCATGGTGCTGCAGAACCAGATCACCGAGCGCCTGCTCGACACGAAGCGCAAGGCCGCCGTCGAGCAGACGCAGGCACTGGCCGACACCGCGGCGCGCGAGCTGGTGGGCGTCGGCGGCGAGTCGCCCGACGCGCTGCACACGCGGCTCGAGAACGCGTTGAAAAAGATCTCCACGACGTCGGCGTCGCCCGCAGGGTCCACGGCGGGCACGTTCGAGCCGGTGCTCGCGAGCGTCGGGCGTGATCAGTCGGACGCCGACCCGGTGTTCGTGGGTCCGTTCACGTCGGTGCCGGTGCGGCTGCGCCAGTTCGTCGAGGGCGGCAACCTCGCACGCGTCGAGCACACCGTCTCCGAGAACAACGCGAACACCACCTACCTCATCGTGGGCACGCCGCTGAGCTCGGTGGCGAGCCCGCTGCAGTTGTACTTGCTGTTCCCGCTGACCAGCGAGCAGAACACCGTGTCGACCGTGCAGAACACGCTGCTCGTGGGCGGGCTGGTGCTGCTGCTGTTGCTGGCCGGCATCACGAATCTGGTGGTCCGGCAGGTGGTGCGGCCCGTCCGCCAGGCCGCCGCGGCGGCCGAGCAGTTCGCGGGCGGGGACCTGGAGCAGCGCCTCGCCGTGGTCGGGGAAGACGACCTGGCGAAGCTCGCCGTGTCGTACAACGGCATGGCCGCGAGCATCCAGCGCCAGATCCGCCAGCTCGAGGAGTTCGGCGGGCTGCAGCGCCGGTTCACCTCCGACGTCTCGCACGAGCTGCGCACCCCGCTCACCACGGTCCGCATGGCCGCCGACGTGCTGCACGCGTCTCGCGAGCAGTTCCCCGCCGGCCTCGCGCGGTCCACAGAGCTGCTGGTCGACGAGCTCGACCGCTTCGAGGCACTGCTCGGCGACCTGCTGGAGATCAGCCGGCTCGACGCCGGTGTCGAAGAGCTGTCGGCCGAGTACATCGACGTGCGGCCCATCGCCACGCGCGCGGTCGAGCAGGTGCGCGTGATCGCCGGGACCGCGGGCAGCTCGGTCGAGCTGATCCTGCCCGAGGAGGACGCCTCCGCCGAGGTCGACGCCCGGCGCGTGGAGCGGATCCTGCGCAACCTGCTGGGCAACGCCGTCGACCACAGCGAGGGCAAACCGGTGCAGCTCACCGTCGCCGTGAACGAGACGGCGGTGGCCATCACCGTGCGCGACCAGGGCGTGGGCCTGCGCTCGGGCGAAGCCGACCTGGTGTTCAACCGGTTCTGGCGCGCCGACCCGTCGCGCAACCGGCGCACCGGCGGCACCGGCCTGGGCCTGGCAATCAGCCAGGAGGACGCGCGGCTGCACGGCGGCGTCCTCGACGCGTGGGGCGAGCTGGGCCAGGGCGCCTGCTTCCGGCTCTTGCTGCCCCGGCACCAGAACGTGCCGATCGAGGAGAACCCGCTGCGCCTGCCGCCACCCGACGCCACGGCGGAGATCACGCTGTCGCCGTCGTCGGTGCTCGAGGTGCAGCCCGCGCCCGACGCGATCCTCGCCGACCGCGACGCCGAGCGGAACTCCGACCGCGAGGAGGTCGGCAGGTGA
- the mtrA gene encoding MtrAB system response regulator MtrA codes for MKARVLVVDDDPALAEMLTIVLRGEGFDTAVVADGSRALPALRELKPDLVLLDLMLPGMNGIDVCKAIRAESGVPIVMLTAKSDTVDIVLGLESGADDYVVKPFKPKELVARVRARLRRTEAEPAESLTIGDLAIDVPGHEVTREGKAIPLTPLEFDLLVALARKPRQVFTREVLLEQVWGYRHAADTRLVNVHVQRLRSKVEKDPEHPEVVLTVRGVGYKAGPP; via the coding sequence ATGAAGGCACGTGTCTTGGTGGTCGACGACGACCCTGCGCTGGCGGAGATGCTCACCATCGTGCTCCGCGGTGAGGGGTTCGACACCGCGGTGGTCGCGGACGGTTCGCGTGCGCTGCCGGCGCTGCGCGAGCTCAAACCGGACCTGGTCCTGCTGGACCTGATGCTGCCCGGCATGAACGGGATCGACGTCTGCAAAGCGATCCGCGCCGAGTCCGGCGTGCCGATCGTGATGCTGACCGCCAAGAGCGACACCGTCGACATAGTGCTGGGCCTGGAGTCCGGCGCCGACGACTACGTGGTCAAGCCGTTCAAGCCGAAGGAGCTCGTCGCCCGCGTGCGCGCCCGCCTGCGCCGCACCGAGGCCGAGCCCGCCGAGTCGCTGACCATCGGCGACCTGGCGATCGACGTGCCGGGCCACGAGGTCACCCGCGAGGGCAAGGCCATCCCGCTCACGCCGCTGGAGTTCGACCTGCTCGTGGCGCTGGCCCGCAAGCCGCGCCAGGTCTTCACCCGCGAAGTGCTGCTGGAGCAGGTGTGGGGCTACCGCCACGCGGCGGACACGCGGCTGGTCAACGTGCACGTCCAGCGTCTGCGGTCGAAGGTCGAGAAGGACCCGGAGCACCCCGAGGTGGTGTTGACGGTGCGCGGCGTCGGTTACAAGGCCGGCCCGCCGTGA
- a CDS encoding bifunctional 3-phenylpropionate/cinnamic acid dioxygenase ferredoxin subunit, producing the protein MIRACAVADLPEGESLRIDGPTPIAVFHTATGFYAIDDTCTHQDASLADGWLEGCFVECPLHAAQFDLRTGAPTCLPAKSPVRTYAVVVTDGVVFVDAPVPAVVGEGSAQFTA; encoded by the coding sequence ATGATCCGTGCCTGCGCCGTCGCCGACCTGCCCGAGGGTGAGTCCCTCCGCATCGACGGCCCGACCCCGATTGCCGTCTTCCACACCGCCACCGGCTTCTACGCCATCGACGACACCTGCACCCACCAGGACGCCTCGCTCGCCGACGGCTGGCTCGAAGGCTGCTTCGTGGAGTGCCCGCTGCACGCGGCCCAGTTCGACCTGCGCACCGGCGCGCCGACGTGCCTGCCGGCGAAGAGCCCCGTCCGCACCTACGCCGTGGTGGTCACCGACGGCGTGGTGTTCGTCGACGCGCCGGTGCCGGCGGTCGTCGGCGAGGGCAGCGCCCAGTTCACCGCCTAG
- a CDS encoding IclR family transcriptional regulator translates to MRNQDSGNATGSQVQSVDRAIYVLELLARNGESGITEIAGELGVHKSTASRLLSVLEQHGLVEQLGERGKYAIGFGIVRLAGAATGRMDLAKLGRQTCQALAEELGETVNIAIADDGVAINISQARGAAAITTQNWTGQRTPLHATSSGKVLLAAMTEADRKRVLGHGLEQYTPRTTVDPDELESEVERVAEDGYAACFEELELGMHAVAVPIHGPGGEVVAAMSASGPSYRLSKQRIKQIVRPMTEAAKELSAQLGYYAS, encoded by the coding sequence ATGCGGAACCAGGACTCGGGCAACGCAACGGGAAGCCAAGTTCAGTCGGTCGACCGCGCGATTTACGTGCTGGAATTGCTCGCGCGCAACGGGGAGTCGGGGATCACGGAGATCGCCGGTGAGCTCGGGGTGCACAAGTCGACGGCGTCCCGACTGCTGAGTGTCCTGGAACAGCACGGGCTTGTCGAGCAGCTGGGCGAGCGCGGGAAGTACGCGATCGGCTTCGGCATCGTCCGCCTCGCCGGCGCGGCCACCGGCCGCATGGACCTCGCGAAACTCGGCCGCCAGACCTGCCAGGCCCTGGCCGAGGAGCTGGGCGAGACCGTGAACATCGCGATCGCCGACGACGGCGTGGCCATCAACATCAGCCAGGCCCGCGGCGCGGCCGCCATCACCACGCAGAACTGGACCGGGCAGCGCACCCCTCTGCACGCGACCTCCAGCGGCAAGGTGCTGCTGGCCGCGATGACCGAGGCCGACCGCAAGCGCGTGCTCGGCCACGGCCTCGAGCAGTACACGCCGCGCACGACCGTGGACCCCGACGAGCTCGAGTCGGAGGTCGAGCGCGTGGCCGAGGACGGCTACGCAGCCTGCTTCGAGGAGCTGGAGCTCGGCATGCACGCGGTCGCGGTGCCGATCCACGGCCCGGGCGGCGAGGTCGTGGCGGCGATGAGCGCCTCGGGGCCGTCGTACCGGCTGTCGAAGCAGCGGATCAAGCAGATCGTGCGGCCGATGACCGAAGCGGCGAAAGAACTTTCGGCGCAACTGGGCTACTACGCCAGCTGA
- a CDS encoding FAD-dependent oxidoreductase: MAARPRVVVIGAGLLGCALADELTERGWTDVTVLDQGRPASADAPGLVFQTDPDRTLTRFAQYTVAKYSALTLDGGWCFQPVGGLELATTPERLAELKRRHGWATSWGVRSYLRSPAECAELHPLLDAAKVLGGLHTPGDGLAKPRRAAEAQARRATGRGARFLTGQRVTAVERSAGRVTGVVTGTDRFRADVVVSCAGVGAPEIGRLVDLTVPLVPVAQHYARTTALPSLAGDNDDFTEAGKPVLRHGGLTVREHVDRLGIGHAAPRTAEPFARADFEQPWAEAARLLPALGDAKVEHGVTSLVAATPDGRPLVGEHPDLDGFWIAEAVAFSHTAGVAREVARWLVDGQPRLDLHTSDLARFERVQLAPDHVRERAIRTFAGTRHDEPRRPLRTSPFYERHVALGACFAETGGWERPVWFSANETLPELSRVPSAEARTAGAEAIVARERVAVFDLTPATRLEVTGPGALPFLQTMTTNQIGHAPGAVTYTLLLGEDGGVRSDLTVACLDADRFHVGANSALDVDWLRRHLPGDGTVQIHETTGGTCCLGLRGPLVPQVLPALSTVDEGALDTYVGNVPVLALRSPYEPDWELHTSADLGRLLWDTLWEAGQPHGIVAAGHEALTSLRLEDGRRTWGVDFTAEHDPYEAGLGFAVRMDKGYFLGRDALLGRSATTVGRALTSLVTEDLVRGKEPVYFEGHPAGYVTSAARGHTVGENLAYAWLPIECAKPGTPVEIEYFGERVSAVVADSAERTRRTA, from the coding sequence ATGGCAGCCCGACCGCGAGTGGTCGTCATCGGGGCCGGGCTGCTCGGCTGCGCGCTGGCCGACGAGCTCACCGAACGCGGCTGGACCGACGTCACGGTGCTGGACCAGGGCCGACCGGCGAGCGCCGACGCGCCGGGCCTGGTGTTCCAGACCGATCCCGACCGCACGCTGACGCGGTTCGCCCAGTACACCGTGGCCAAGTACAGCGCGCTCACGCTCGACGGCGGCTGGTGCTTCCAGCCCGTCGGCGGCCTGGAGCTCGCGACCACGCCGGAGCGGCTCGCCGAGCTCAAGCGGCGCCACGGCTGGGCCACGTCGTGGGGCGTGCGCAGCTACCTGCGCTCGCCGGCCGAGTGCGCCGAACTGCACCCGCTGCTCGACGCGGCGAAGGTGCTCGGCGGGCTCCACACCCCGGGCGACGGCCTGGCGAAACCCCGGCGCGCGGCCGAGGCGCAGGCCCGCCGGGCGACCGGACGCGGAGCGCGTTTCCTGACGGGACAACGGGTTACGGCCGTCGAACGCAGTGCCGGGCGCGTGACCGGCGTGGTCACCGGGACCGATCGCTTCCGCGCCGACGTGGTGGTCTCGTGCGCGGGTGTGGGCGCGCCGGAGATCGGACGACTCGTGGACCTCACCGTGCCGCTCGTGCCCGTGGCGCAGCACTACGCGCGCACCACTGCGCTGCCCTCGCTCGCCGGTGACAACGATGACTTCACCGAGGCGGGCAAGCCGGTCCTGCGCCACGGCGGGCTGACCGTGCGCGAGCACGTCGACCGCCTCGGCATCGGCCACGCCGCGCCCCGCACGGCCGAGCCGTTTGCCCGGGCCGACTTCGAGCAGCCCTGGGCCGAGGCCGCGCGCCTGCTGCCCGCGCTGGGCGACGCCAAAGTCGAACACGGCGTGACCAGCCTGGTCGCGGCCACCCCGGACGGCAGGCCGCTGGTCGGCGAGCACCCGGACCTCGACGGTTTCTGGATCGCCGAGGCCGTGGCCTTCTCGCATACCGCCGGCGTCGCGCGTGAGGTGGCGCGCTGGCTCGTCGACGGACAGCCCCGGCTCGACCTGCACACGAGCGATCTCGCCCGGTTCGAGCGGGTGCAACTCGCGCCGGACCACGTTCGGGAACGCGCGATCCGGACGTTCGCGGGGACTCGGCACGACGAGCCGCGGCGGCCGTTGCGCACTTCGCCGTTCTACGAGCGGCACGTCGCCTTGGGTGCGTGCTTCGCGGAAACCGGCGGCTGGGAGCGCCCGGTTTGGTTCTCCGCCAATGAAACCTTGCCTGAGCTCTCCCGCGTGCCGTCAGCCGAAGCGCGGACAGCGGGTGCCGAGGCGATCGTCGCGCGCGAACGGGTGGCGGTGTTCGACCTGACCCCGGCGACCCGGCTGGAGGTCACCGGACCGGGTGCGCTGCCGTTCCTGCAGACGATGACCACCAACCAGATCGGCCACGCTCCGGGCGCGGTCACGTACACGTTGCTGCTCGGCGAAGACGGCGGTGTTCGCAGTGATCTCACGGTGGCGTGTCTGGACGCCGACCGGTTCCACGTCGGGGCGAACAGTGCACTCGACGTCGACTGGCTGCGCCGCCACCTGCCCGGCGACGGCACGGTGCAGATCCACGAAACCACCGGCGGCACGTGCTGCCTCGGCCTGCGGGGACCGCTCGTGCCGCAGGTTCTCCCGGCACTGTCCACAGTAGACGAAGGCGCCTTGGACACGTACGTCGGCAACGTGCCGGTGCTCGCGCTGCGCTCGCCCTACGAACCCGACTGGGAGCTGCACACCAGCGCGGACCTCGGCCGGCTGCTCTGGGACACCCTGTGGGAAGCCGGGCAACCGCACGGGATCGTCGCGGCCGGGCACGAGGCTCTCACGAGCCTGCGGCTGGAGGACGGCCGCCGCACGTGGGGCGTCGACTTCACCGCGGAGCACGATCCGTACGAGGCCGGGCTCGGGTTCGCCGTGCGGATGGACAAGGGCTACTTCCTCGGCCGCGACGCCTTGCTCGGCCGGTCGGCCACCACCGTCGGGCGCGCGCTGACGTCCCTGGTCACCGAGGATCTGGTGCGGGGCAAGGAACCCGTGTACTTCGAGGGCCATCCGGCGGGCTACGTGACGAGCGCGGCGCGCGGCCACACCGTCGGGGAGAACCTCGCGTACGCATGGTTGCCCATCGAATGCGCGAAACCTGGTACACCGGTGGAGATCGAATACTTCGGCGAACGAGTGTCCGCGGTGGTGGCCGATTCGGCGGAACGGACGAGGAGAACCGCTTGA